Proteins encoded by one window of Candidatus Nitrosocosmicus hydrocola:
- a CDS encoding SLC13 family permease, with the protein MTQENNDKKNTKIARFGLIVGPLLFFILIFIPIEGLNLSAKVVLALTFWMGTWWITEAIPIYVTALLPLVLFPIFDIMSIGDLSNSYADSIIFLFLGGFILAKAIENANLHKRFALNMLRIFGTNPRYIMASFMIITAILSGWISNTATTMLMLPIALAIITQLKVNSSEQKRFGTYLLLSIAYSASVGGMATLIGTPPNAIFASVSESLLSVEISFGKWMLIGFPISLVTLGIAWIYLVKMGKISNRSIVEEKNTILKNLSELGKMNTDEKIVAGIFIGTAVAWITRGLLWKDFLPMVDDASIALIAALLFFILPSFYPKKPNEETSENRKEKSSSTFDTRLLSWKTAVTIPWGILLLIGGGLALAQGFSETGLDKYIANNLSFLEGMPYIFIILIMLVITVFAGEIISNTATAALLLPISASLAVTLSIDPLLLMVPITVATSIGFVLPVATPPNAIVFSSEYITTRKMARAGLPLDIIGILVVTMMTAILVPLVF; encoded by the coding sequence ATGACCCAAGAGAATAACGATAAAAAGAATACAAAGATTGCACGATTTGGATTAATAGTGGGTCCCCTTCTCTTTTTTATCTTAATTTTTATTCCAATAGAGGGGCTTAATTTATCAGCAAAAGTTGTTTTGGCATTAACGTTTTGGATGGGGACGTGGTGGATAACAGAAGCAATTCCAATTTATGTTACCGCTTTATTGCCTCTAGTACTATTTCCAATTTTTGATATAATGTCAATAGGGGATTTGTCAAATTCTTATGCTGACAGTATTATATTTTTATTTTTAGGTGGATTTATTCTTGCAAAAGCCATAGAAAATGCAAATCTTCACAAGCGTTTTGCGTTGAACATGTTAAGAATTTTTGGTACTAATCCACGTTACATAATGGCGTCATTCATGATTATAACAGCAATTCTTAGTGGTTGGATAAGCAATACCGCAACCACCATGTTGATGCTTCCTATAGCGTTAGCAATAATCACGCAGCTCAAAGTTAACAGTAGCGAGCAGAAAAGATTCGGTACCTATCTTTTACTTTCAATAGCTTATTCTGCAAGTGTAGGAGGGATGGCTACATTGATTGGCACTCCACCTAATGCAATATTTGCTTCCGTATCTGAATCACTATTGAGCGTGGAAATTAGTTTTGGAAAGTGGATGTTAATAGGATTTCCTATTAGCTTGGTTACATTGGGAATAGCATGGATATATCTTGTCAAAATGGGAAAAATTAGTAACAGGTCAATAGTTGAGGAAAAGAACACAATTTTGAAGAATTTATCTGAGCTAGGAAAAATGAATACCGATGAAAAGATAGTCGCTGGAATATTCATTGGAACTGCTGTGGCTTGGATAACACGCGGGTTACTATGGAAAGACTTTCTTCCGATGGTAGATGATGCCTCCATAGCCTTAATAGCCGCACTATTATTTTTTATCCTCCCTTCATTTTATCCAAAGAAACCTAATGAAGAAACTAGCGAAAATAGAAAAGAAAAAAGTAGTAGTACTTTTGATACCCGACTCCTAAGTTGGAAGACTGCTGTTACCATACCTTGGGGCATTTTACTACTAATAGGTGGAGGTTTAGCACTTGCACAGGGATTTAGCGAAACTGGCTTGGATAAATATATTGCAAATAATCTATCATTTCTGGAAGGAATGCCCTATATCTTCATAATATTAATAATGCTTGTCATTACTGTTTTTGCTGGAGAAATAATAAGCAATACGGCTACTGCTGCATTGTTATTACCTATTTCCGCATCTTTGGCGGTAACACTTTCAATAGATCCTTTGTTATTGATGGTTCCCATAACAGTAGCTACAAGTATTGGCTTTGTATTGCCAGTTGCAACTCCTCCAAACGCAATCGTATTTTCAAGTGAATATATAACGACTAGGAAAATGGCCAGAGCTGGGCTACCTCTTGATATAATTGGAATATTGGTAGTCACTATGATGACAGCTATTCTGGTGCCGTTAGTTTTTTGA
- a CDS encoding universal stress protein has product MHINKIMFSKILVPVDGSENSKRAFNYASYLSKNLKGEITILNVAEAPPTVYVQSQKVLGELSEKYYKAREKVFEGYQELAERENIGIKTKLVFGDPKKEIVKFALKEEIDVIVIGNRGMGHLKEMLVGSVSGAVIRDSKCPVVLVK; this is encoded by the coding sequence ATGCATATTAATAAAATAATGTTTTCAAAAATTTTGGTCCCTGTAGATGGATCTGAGAATTCTAAAAGAGCATTTAACTATGCATCATATTTATCAAAAAATCTTAAAGGAGAGATAACAATATTAAATGTTGCAGAAGCTCCACCAACAGTATACGTTCAGTCTCAAAAAGTATTAGGTGAATTATCTGAAAAATATTATAAAGCAAGAGAAAAGGTATTTGAAGGGTATCAAGAATTGGCTGAAAGAGAAAACATAGGAATAAAAACCAAACTAGTTTTTGGAGACCCCAAAAAAGAGATAGTTAAATTCGCTTTGAAAGAAGAAATTGATGTAATTGTAATTGGTAATAGAGGAATGGGGCATTTAAAGGAGATGCTCGTTGGTAGTGTCTCAGGCGCGGTTATTCGTGATTCTAAATGTCCAGTAGTGTTAGTTAAGTAG
- a CDS encoding universal stress protein → MHTNDEITTIGNSDIVPSKDINNKIQSDVIPVNSNSDLTSESDIPSFTKILVTYDGSEKSDKAINYAVYLSNISKAEIVILQVIGNIDKLENSSIDVSNKEKNPESGTTSTNTTNNSDLKGQTYSVNIEGKFVKSMEDKIKDIENTGFKNKISFKIRAGFIIDEIVKETHELKYDLLIISSSHMDSWISSLFSETRKIIGKVELPVLLLH, encoded by the coding sequence ATGCATACAAATGACGAAATTACTACTATAGGTAATTCTGATATTGTACCTTCTAAAGACATTAATAATAAAATACAGAGCGATGTAATTCCAGTCAACAGCAATTCTGATTTAACAAGTGAATCAGATATTCCTTCATTTACCAAAATACTAGTAACATACGACGGTAGTGAGAAATCAGACAAGGCAATTAATTATGCAGTTTACCTGTCCAATATTTCCAAGGCCGAAATTGTTATTCTACAGGTTATTGGAAACATAGACAAATTAGAGAATTCTTCTATTGATGTATCAAATAAGGAAAAGAATCCTGAATCAGGAACTACTTCTACAAATACAACCAATAATTCAGATCTAAAAGGTCAAACATACTCTGTCAATATTGAGGGTAAATTTGTCAAATCCATGGAGGACAAAATCAAGGATATTGAAAATACAGGTTTTAAGAATAAAATATCCTTCAAAATAAGGGCTGGATTCATAATAGATGAAATAGTAAAGGAAACCCATGAATTAAAGTATGATTTACTCATTATCTCTTCATCCCATATGGATTCTTGGATAAGCTCTCTTTTTAGTGAAACTAGGAAGATTATTGGTAAGGTCGAGTTACCTGTTCTTTTGTTGCACTGA
- a CDS encoding 4Fe-4S dicluster domain-containing protein — MPIDPDFPKNHVVVGKHSTSDGYYSHFVWGPGRKDAESSTNKEVQEAYKARREEYVPLGVHGTFVAVDWDSCIADGACIEACPVQVYQWYRSEQDVPAIEMVNAVSEGIGDDHNREGRKDYTDKPDPIREKACIWCMACVTVCPTNSIKVDEANLSVHEDQAQKFVES; from the coding sequence ATGCCTATAGATCCAGATTTTCCAAAAAATCATGTTGTAGTCGGTAAACATTCAACTTCTGATGGATATTACTCTCACTTTGTTTGGGGACCTGGTAGAAAAGACGCAGAATCCTCTACAAATAAGGAAGTTCAAGAAGCATACAAAGCTAGAAGGGAAGAGTATGTTCCTCTGGGAGTTCACGGAACATTTGTAGCGGTGGACTGGGATTCATGTATTGCTGACGGTGCATGCATTGAAGCATGTCCTGTTCAGGTATACCAATGGTACCGATCCGAACAAGATGTACCTGCTATAGAGATGGTAAATGCCGTGAGTGAAGGAATAGGGGACGACCATAATAGGGAAGGTAGGAAAGATTACACCGACAAACCAGATCCAATTCGAGAAAAAGCTTGCATATGGTGTATGGCCTGTGTTACAGTATGTCCTACTAATTCTATCAAAGTAGACGAGGCCAATTTATCCGTACATGAAGACCAAGCCCAAAAATTTGTTGAAAGTTAG